The proteins below come from a single Crossiella sp. CA-258035 genomic window:
- a CDS encoding PLP-dependent aspartate aminotransferase family protein, which yields MSGIRTRAVHAGRQELSSLGVHALPIDLSTTYPLPDAELGEQALLELAAGAPAAASPVYGRLVNPTVSRFERALAELEGLPDAVAFGSGMAALVATVQAACLVTGRRHVVALRPLYGGSDHLLSSGILGVEVTYTDAAGVAAALRPDTGLVIAETPANPTLDLVDLDALVAAADGVPVLVDNTFATPVLQNPAAHGATYVLHSATKYLGGHGDAMGGIVAAPAEQAAAIRSLRVATGALLHPMSAYLLHRGLATLPLRVEAAQRTAAELAARLTEHPAVAKVHYPGLAGSDPHGVLGRQLRGPGAILAIETFEESDVLLSRLRLFTHAVSLGSVDSLIERPAALTHRLVADEDRLACGISPRLLRLSIGLEDVEDLWGDLVESLEVPIRMNVIPITS from the coding sequence ATGAGCGGTATCCGCACCCGCGCCGTGCACGCCGGCCGCCAGGAGCTGTCCTCCCTCGGCGTGCACGCGCTGCCGATCGACCTGTCCACCACCTACCCGCTGCCCGACGCCGAGCTGGGCGAGCAGGCCCTCCTCGAACTGGCCGCCGGCGCACCGGCCGCGGCCTCCCCGGTCTACGGCCGCCTGGTCAACCCCACGGTCTCCCGCTTCGAGCGGGCGCTGGCCGAGCTGGAGGGCCTGCCCGACGCGGTCGCCTTCGGCAGCGGCATGGCCGCGCTGGTGGCCACCGTGCAGGCCGCCTGCCTGGTCACCGGCCGCCGCCACGTGGTCGCGCTGCGCCCCCTCTACGGCGGCTCCGACCACCTCCTGAGCAGCGGCATCCTCGGCGTCGAGGTCACCTACACCGACGCCGCCGGAGTCGCCGCGGCGCTGCGGCCGGACACCGGACTGGTGATCGCCGAGACCCCGGCCAACCCCACCCTGGACCTGGTCGACCTCGACGCGCTGGTCGCCGCCGCCGACGGGGTGCCGGTGCTGGTGGACAACACCTTCGCCACCCCGGTGCTGCAGAACCCGGCCGCGCACGGCGCCACCTACGTGCTGCACTCGGCCACCAAGTACCTCGGCGGCCACGGCGACGCCATGGGCGGCATCGTGGCCGCCCCCGCCGAACAGGCCGCCGCGATCCGCAGCCTGCGGGTGGCCACCGGCGCGCTGCTGCACCCCATGTCGGCCTACCTGCTGCACCGCGGCCTGGCCACCCTGCCGCTGCGGGTGGAGGCCGCCCAGCGCACCGCCGCGGAGCTGGCCGCGCGGTTGACCGAGCATCCCGCGGTGGCCAAGGTCCACTATCCGGGACTGGCCGGTTCCGATCCGCACGGGGTGCTCGGACGGCAGCTGCGCGGACCCGGCGCGATTCTGGCAATCGAGACATTCGAAGAATCGGATGTCCTGCTCTCCCGGCTCCGCCTCTTCACCCATGCGGTGAGCCTCGGTTCGGTCGATTCCCTGATCGAGCGACCGGCCGCGCTCACCCACCGCCTTGTGGCCGACGAGGACCGCCTGGCCTGCGGCATCAGCCCCCGCCTGCTCCGGCTCTCGATCGGCCTGGAAGACGTGGAGGATCTCTGGGGCGATCTCGTGGAGTCACTTGAGGTTCCCATAAGAATGAACGTGATCCCCATTACGTCGTAG
- a CDS encoding Lrp/AsnC family transcriptional regulator has product MRSVLDAVDAAIVRELQNDARLPNKDLAARVNLAPSTCLVRHRALRERGVLTGYRAEVDLAALGRPVQAMIAVRVRPHTRAIVQPFIDFALGLPETVSLAHVAGPDDFLVHVAVADTTHLQRLVLDSFTTRKEVAQLQTHLVFEHVRKGAVPPAGGVLDG; this is encoded by the coding sequence GTGAGGTCCGTGCTGGATGCGGTGGACGCGGCCATCGTGCGGGAGTTGCAGAACGACGCTCGGCTGCCGAACAAGGACCTGGCCGCCAGGGTCAACCTGGCGCCCTCGACCTGCCTGGTCCGGCACCGGGCGCTGCGCGAGCGCGGGGTGCTCACCGGGTACCGGGCCGAGGTGGACCTGGCCGCGCTGGGCAGGCCGGTGCAGGCGATGATCGCGGTGCGGGTGCGCCCGCACACCAGGGCGATCGTGCAGCCGTTCATCGACTTCGCGCTGGGCCTGCCGGAGACGGTGTCGCTGGCGCACGTGGCAGGCCCGGACGACTTCCTGGTGCACGTGGCGGTGGCCGACACCACGCACCTCCAACGGCTGGTGCTGGACTCCTTCACCACCCGCAAGGAGGTCGCGCAGCTGCAGACGCACCTGGTCTTCGAGCACGTGCGCAAGGGCGCGGTGCCGCCGGCCGGGGGCGTGCTGGACGGCTGA
- a CDS encoding DUF4190 domain-containing protein — translation MSAPQDPATPDPAQYYPAAPQAYDSGKFQAQPGYPAQPAYPAEYGYQGQQGYQQQQSYQGYQGYPGYQQPYPAQRKTNGLSIAALVCGIIPFFVLPLLGIIFGAIALNQIKRTGDEGRGMALAGLIVGCVWVGLFLLVFLIPLLFLGSVPFFVR, via the coding sequence GTGTCCGCACCACAAGATCCGGCCACGCCGGACCCCGCGCAGTACTACCCGGCCGCCCCGCAGGCCTACGACTCGGGCAAGTTCCAGGCCCAGCCCGGCTATCCGGCCCAGCCTGCCTACCCGGCCGAGTACGGCTACCAGGGACAGCAGGGCTACCAGCAACAGCAGAGCTACCAGGGTTATCAGGGCTACCCCGGCTACCAGCAGCCGTACCCGGCGCAGCGCAAGACCAACGGGCTGTCCATCGCCGCGCTGGTCTGCGGGATCATCCCGTTCTTCGTGCTGCCGCTGCTCGGGATCATCTTCGGCGCGATCGCGCTGAACCAGATCAAGCGCACCGGCGACGAGGGCCGCGGCATGGCGCTGGCCGGGCTGATCGTCGGCTGCGTGTGGGTGGGGCTGTTCCTGCTGGTGTTCCTGATCCCGCTGCTGTTCCTCGGTTCGGTGCCGTTCTTCGTGCGGTGA
- a CDS encoding DUF4190 domain-containing protein produces MTDQPQPEQQGQPGQQPSPAQFYPSAPPPPPEAPPGYPGYPNPGYPQPPKPANTNGFAIATLVLGILPIILTNILAVIFGIISLRQIKQRGDNGKGMAIAGLVLGSAWLLLLTFAVVVAINTRAVRDEAGQVSEPGRLTVLNLKVGDCFDGIKESKSISSVTAQPCGSPHEAEVMDRWDMAGGSTYPGEATITDDIAAECDERMTKMLPEAELAKVEIFYFYPTASSWRTGDRTAVCVVAGANKTKLTQKMPRR; encoded by the coding sequence GTGACAGATCAGCCGCAGCCGGAGCAGCAGGGCCAGCCGGGTCAGCAGCCCTCTCCGGCGCAGTTCTACCCGTCGGCGCCGCCGCCTCCGCCAGAGGCGCCGCCCGGCTACCCGGGTTACCCGAACCCCGGTTATCCGCAGCCGCCCAAGCCCGCGAACACCAACGGCTTCGCCATCGCCACGCTGGTGCTGGGCATCCTGCCGATCATCCTGACCAACATCCTGGCGGTGATCTTCGGGATCATCTCGCTGCGCCAGATCAAGCAGCGCGGGGACAACGGCAAGGGGATGGCCATCGCCGGACTGGTGCTGGGCAGCGCGTGGCTGCTGCTGCTGACCTTCGCGGTGGTGGTCGCGATCAACACCAGGGCGGTGCGGGACGAGGCCGGGCAGGTCTCCGAGCCGGGGCGGCTGACCGTGCTGAACCTGAAGGTGGGCGACTGCTTCGACGGGATCAAGGAGAGCAAGTCGATCTCCTCGGTCACCGCCCAGCCCTGCGGTTCCCCGCACGAGGCCGAGGTGATGGACCGCTGGGACATGGCGGGCGGTTCGACCTACCCGGGCGAGGCGACCATCACCGACGACATCGCGGCCGAGTGCGATGAGCGGATGACCAAGATGCTGCCGGAGGCCGAGCTGGCCAAGGTGGAGATCTTCTACTTCTACCCGACCGCCTCCTCCTGGCGTACCGGCGACCGGACCGCGGTGTGCGTGGTGGCGGGGGCCAACAAGACCAAGCTGACGCAGAAGATGCCGCGCCGCTGA
- a CDS encoding AzlD domain-containing protein, protein MTLTTVLLLAAGTYALRAAGPFLRDRLEVSERLQRGLAMAAIALLSALVLTQAVLDGQVFSGWARPAGVLVGALAAWRKLPFVVVVLLAAGTAAGLRLAGVP, encoded by the coding sequence ATGACCCTGACCACCGTGCTGCTGCTGGCCGCCGGCACCTACGCCCTGCGCGCCGCCGGCCCGTTCCTGCGGGACCGCCTGGAGGTCTCCGAGCGCCTGCAACGCGGACTGGCCATGGCCGCGATCGCGCTGCTGTCCGCGCTGGTGCTCACCCAGGCCGTGCTGGACGGGCAGGTCTTCAGCGGCTGGGCCCGGCCGGCCGGTGTGCTGGTCGGAGCACTGGCCGCGTGGCGGAAACTGCCCTTCGTGGTGGTCGTGCTGCTCGCCGCAGGCACCGCCGCCGGACTGCGCCTGGCCGGAGTGCCGTAG
- a CDS encoding AzlC family ABC transporter permease has protein sequence MSAAALTGGVMGMSFGAVAVTSGLSVWLTVAMSVLVFAGGAQFTAVGVAAAGAGPVATVLAGLLVNARLLPFGLAVGGVFGQRWPARLLGSYLMIDQSVAFALAQRDPERARAVYWASSLAAFLTWNTGTLLGALIGSAVGDPKDFGLDAVFPAGMLALILPQLSDKIPRRVALLGGLIAVATAPLLPPGLPVLLGLLGLAAALPVPKWKRRTA, from the coding sequence GTGAGTGCCGCCGCCCTGACCGGCGGCGTGATGGGGATGTCCTTCGGGGCGGTCGCGGTGACCTCCGGACTGTCCGTGTGGCTGACGGTGGCCATGTCCGTGCTGGTCTTCGCCGGCGGCGCCCAGTTCACCGCGGTCGGCGTGGCCGCCGCGGGCGCGGGCCCGGTGGCCACGGTGCTGGCCGGGCTGCTGGTCAACGCCCGCCTGCTGCCCTTCGGCCTGGCCGTGGGCGGGGTGTTCGGGCAGCGCTGGCCTGCCCGGCTGCTCGGCAGCTACCTGATGATCGACCAGTCGGTGGCCTTCGCACTGGCCCAGCGCGACCCCGAACGCGCCCGCGCGGTGTACTGGGCCTCCAGCCTGGCCGCCTTCCTCACCTGGAACACCGGCACCCTGCTCGGCGCGCTGATCGGCAGCGCGGTCGGTGATCCGAAGGACTTCGGCCTGGACGCGGTGTTCCCGGCGGGCATGCTCGCGCTGATCCTGCCGCAGCTCTCGGACAAGATCCCGCGCCGGGTGGCGCTGCTGGGCGGCCTGATCGCGGTGGCCACCGCGCCGCTGCTGCCCCCCGGCCTGCCCGTGCTGCTGGGCCTGCTCGGCCTGGCCGCCGCCCTGCCCGTGCCGAAGTGGAAGCGGAGGACCGCATGA
- a CDS encoding XRE family transcriptional regulator: protein MADPRAGGAPLATIAANLRRERDRTGLTLTELAKRAGIAKSTLSQLESASGNPSVETLWALGVALGVPFSRLVEPQRVPVRVIRAGEGPGVASEQAAFVGTLLSACPPGARRDIYVITMEPGQARLADPHIPGSIEHAVVSTGRLRCGPAEAAVELDPGDYAAFPGDAPHVYEALAPGTAFVLVMEHV from the coding sequence ATGGCCGACCCCCGCGCCGGCGGCGCCCCCCTGGCCACCATCGCCGCCAACCTGCGCCGGGAACGCGACCGCACCGGGCTCACCCTCACTGAGCTGGCCAAACGGGCTGGGATCGCCAAGTCCACGCTGTCCCAGCTGGAGTCGGCCAGCGGCAACCCGAGCGTGGAGACGCTGTGGGCGCTGGGCGTGGCCCTGGGAGTGCCGTTCTCCCGCCTGGTCGAGCCGCAGCGGGTGCCGGTGCGGGTCATCCGGGCCGGTGAGGGGCCGGGGGTGGCCTCGGAGCAGGCGGCGTTCGTGGGCACGCTGCTCTCGGCCTGCCCGCCGGGGGCGCGGCGGGACATCTACGTGATCACCATGGAGCCGGGGCAGGCGCGGCTGGCCGACCCGCACATCCCCGGGTCGATCGAGCACGCGGTGGTCAGCACCGGGCGGCTGCGCTGCGGGCCCGCGGAGGCCGCGGTGGAGCTGGACCCCGGGGACTACGCGGCCTTCCCCGGCGACGCCCCGCACGTCTACGAGGCCCTGGCCCCGGGCACGGCGTTCGTGCTGGTCATGGAACACGTCTGA
- the pdxS gene encoding pyridoxal 5'-phosphate synthase lyase subunit PdxS, with translation MTSSDIQAVGTARVKRGMAEMLKGGVIMDVVTPEQAKIAEDAGAVAVMALERVPADIRVQGGVARMSDPDMIDGIIAAVSIPVMAKARIGHFAEAQVLQAIGVDYIDESEVLTPADEAHHIDKWDFTVPFVCGATNLGEALRRISEGAAMIRSKGEAGTGNVVEATRHMRQIRADIKRLTLLDEPELFVAAKELRAPYELVKEIAQLGKLPVVLFTAGGIATPADAAMMMQLGAEGVFVGSGIFKSGDPAKRAEAIVKATTFHDDPDVIAKVSRGLGEAMVGINISDLPDNQRLATRGW, from the coding sequence GTGACCTCCAGTGACATCCAGGCCGTCGGCACCGCGCGGGTCAAGCGCGGTATGGCCGAGATGCTCAAGGGCGGCGTGATCATGGACGTGGTCACCCCGGAGCAGGCCAAGATCGCCGAGGACGCCGGCGCCGTCGCGGTGATGGCCCTGGAGCGGGTCCCCGCCGACATCCGGGTGCAGGGCGGCGTGGCCCGGATGAGCGACCCCGACATGATCGACGGCATCATCGCCGCGGTGTCCATCCCGGTGATGGCCAAGGCCCGGATCGGCCACTTCGCCGAGGCCCAGGTGCTGCAGGCCATCGGCGTGGACTACATCGACGAGTCCGAGGTGCTGACCCCGGCCGACGAGGCCCACCACATCGACAAGTGGGACTTCACCGTGCCCTTCGTCTGCGGCGCGACCAACCTGGGCGAGGCGCTGCGCCGGATCAGCGAGGGCGCGGCCATGATCCGCTCCAAGGGCGAGGCCGGCACCGGCAACGTGGTCGAGGCGACCCGGCACATGCGCCAGATCCGCGCCGACATCAAGCGGCTGACCCTGCTCGACGAGCCCGAGCTCTTCGTCGCGGCCAAGGAGCTGCGCGCGCCGTATGAGCTGGTCAAGGAGATCGCCCAGCTGGGCAAGCTGCCGGTGGTGCTGTTCACCGCTGGCGGCATCGCCACCCCGGCGGACGCGGCGATGATGATGCAGCTGGGCGCCGAGGGCGTCTTCGTCGGCTCCGGCATCTTCAAGTCCGGCGACCCGGCCAAGCGCGCCGAGGCCATCGTCAAGGCCACCACCTTCCACGACGACCCCGACGTGATCGCCAAGGTCTCCCGCGGCCTGGGCGAGGCCATGGTCGGCATCAACATCTCCGACCTCCCGGACAACCAGCGCCTGGCCACCCGCGGCTGGTAG
- a CDS encoding pyridoxamine 5'-phosphate oxidase family protein, whose amino-acid sequence MSELLTTLPRPRTARPSRGGVPATGAHLLDWDWARYRLEDARNYWIATSSAARRPHTRPVWGVWLPAGFCFVTGSAAVRNLAVSREITVHLESGDEVVIAEGEATLLSAQADLSRLAEELHRKYRWALHLADGRLAGEGGQGGPAYLVRPRVVFGWAQNGESMTRWRFGPPVGQRA is encoded by the coding sequence ATGAGTGAGCTGCTGACCACGCTGCCCCGCCCGCGCACCGCACGGCCCAGCCGCGGCGGCGTGCCCGCCACCGGCGCGCACCTGCTGGACTGGGACTGGGCCCGCTACCGCCTGGAAGACGCCCGCAACTACTGGATCGCCACCAGCAGCGCCGCCCGTCGCCCGCACACCCGCCCGGTGTGGGGCGTGTGGCTGCCCGCGGGGTTCTGCTTCGTCACCGGCTCGGCCGCGGTGCGCAACCTGGCGGTCAGCCGGGAGATCACCGTGCACCTGGAAAGCGGCGACGAGGTGGTCATCGCCGAAGGGGAGGCCACCCTGCTCAGCGCCCAGGCCGACCTGTCCCGGCTGGCCGAGGAGCTGCACCGCAAGTACCGCTGGGCGCTGCACCTGGCCGACGGCCGCCTGGCCGGGGAGGGCGGCCAGGGCGGACCCGCCTACCTGGTGCGGCCCAGGGTGGTCTTCGGCTGGGCGCAGAACGGGGAGAGCATGACCAGGTGGCGCTTCGGCCCACCCGTCGGCCAGCGAGCGTGA
- a CDS encoding elongation factor G-like protein EF-G2, producing MGSKHADNGHAGGQVAVADPTKVRNVVLVGPSGSGKTTLTEALLAAAGVINRTGSVTDGTTVCDHDPAAVRQQRSVGLSVAPFMHGEVKVNLIDTPGYADFVGELRAGLRAADAALFVVCAAEGVDPATVTLWQECAAVGMPRAVVIARCDHQRADIAAETAACREAFGDGVLPLYLPVREGGTLTGLAGLITGSPPESMAEEFALARDTLIEGIIAESEDETLMERYLEGEELDQGVLIADLETAVARGSFHPVIPVCSTTGLGVPELLEMLTRAFPSPAEHEPPEVTGTDGIPRPRLAADPDGPLVAEVVRTAVDSYVGRVSLVRVFSGTLRPERPVHISGHGMAERGHEDHDTDERVAHVYSPLGATLREVPYCVAGDVCALTKLTSAETGDTVSAPEDPLLVRPWDMPEPLLPIAVLARTRSDEDVLARNLAKLAASDPTLRLERNAETHQLVLWCMGEAHADVVLQRLRAGGADVDTEDVRVPLRETFAKAGKGHGRHVKQSGGHGQYAVCDLVVEPLPRGAGLEFVDKVVGGAVPHQFIPSVEKGVRAQMTKGLQAGYPVVDIRVSLVDGKAHSVDSSDAAFQTAASLAMKEAAAAAGIAMLEPVDEVAVLLPDDHLGTVLGDLSGRRGRVLGTEAAGAGRTMIRAEVPCTELLRYAIDLRSLTSGTATFTRRFARYDPLPEAIAAKL from the coding sequence ATGGGCAGCAAGCACGCCGACAACGGCCACGCCGGCGGCCAGGTCGCTGTAGCCGACCCCACCAAGGTGCGCAACGTCGTGCTGGTCGGGCCTTCCGGCTCCGGGAAGACCACGCTCACCGAGGCGTTGCTGGCCGCGGCGGGGGTGATCAACCGCACCGGCTCGGTCACCGACGGGACCACGGTGTGCGACCACGATCCGGCCGCGGTGCGCCAGCAGCGCTCGGTCGGGCTGTCGGTGGCCCCGTTCATGCACGGCGAGGTCAAGGTCAACCTGATCGACACCCCCGGGTACGCCGACTTCGTGGGCGAGCTGCGCGCCGGACTGCGCGCCGCCGACGCCGCGCTGTTCGTGGTGTGCGCCGCGGAGGGGGTGGACCCGGCCACGGTCACGCTGTGGCAGGAGTGCGCCGCGGTGGGCATGCCGCGCGCGGTGGTCATCGCCCGCTGCGACCACCAGCGCGCCGACATCGCCGCCGAGACCGCGGCCTGCCGGGAGGCCTTCGGCGACGGGGTGCTGCCGCTGTACCTGCCCGTGCGCGAGGGCGGGACGCTGACCGGGCTGGCCGGGCTGATCACCGGCTCGCCGCCGGAGTCGATGGCCGAGGAGTTCGCGCTGGCCAGGGACACCCTGATCGAGGGGATCATCGCCGAGAGCGAGGACGAGACCCTGATGGAGCGCTACCTGGAGGGCGAGGAGCTCGACCAGGGGGTGCTGATCGCGGACCTGGAGACCGCGGTGGCCCGGGGGTCCTTCCACCCGGTGATCCCGGTGTGCTCGACCACCGGGCTCGGCGTGCCCGAGCTGCTGGAGATGCTCACCCGCGCCTTCCCCTCCCCCGCCGAGCACGAGCCGCCCGAGGTCACCGGCACCGACGGCATCCCCCGCCCCCGCCTGGCCGCCGACCCGGACGGGCCCCTGGTCGCGGAGGTGGTGCGCACCGCGGTGGACTCCTACGTGGGCCGGGTGTCGCTGGTGCGGGTCTTCTCCGGCACGCTGCGCCCGGAACGGCCGGTGCACATCTCCGGGCACGGCATGGCCGAGCGGGGCCACGAGGACCACGACACCGACGAACGGGTCGCGCACGTCTACTCCCCGCTGGGCGCGACATTGCGCGAGGTGCCCTACTGCGTGGCCGGCGACGTGTGCGCGCTGACCAAGCTCACCTCCGCCGAGACCGGGGACACCGTGTCCGCGCCGGAGGACCCGCTGCTGGTGCGGCCGTGGGACATGCCCGAGCCGCTGCTGCCGATCGCGGTGCTGGCCCGCACCCGCAGCGATGAGGACGTGCTCGCGCGCAACCTGGCCAAGCTGGCCGCCAGCGACCCGACGCTGCGGCTGGAGCGCAACGCCGAGACCCACCAGCTGGTGCTGTGGTGCATGGGCGAGGCGCACGCCGACGTGGTGCTGCAACGGCTGCGCGCCGGTGGCGCGGACGTCGACACCGAGGACGTGCGGGTGCCGCTGCGGGAGACCTTCGCCAAGGCGGGCAAGGGCCACGGGCGGCACGTGAAGCAGTCCGGCGGGCACGGCCAGTACGCGGTGTGCGACCTGGTGGTGGAACCGCTGCCGCGCGGCGCGGGCCTGGAGTTCGTGGACAAGGTGGTCGGCGGCGCGGTGCCGCACCAGTTCATCCCGAGCGTGGAGAAGGGTGTGCGCGCCCAGATGACCAAGGGCCTGCAGGCCGGTTATCCGGTGGTGGACATCAGGGTCAGCCTCGTCGACGGCAAGGCGCACAGCGTGGACTCCAGCGACGCCGCCTTCCAGACCGCGGCCTCCCTGGCCATGAAGGAGGCCGCCGCCGCGGCCGGGATCGCCATGCTGGAACCGGTGGACGAGGTCGCGGTGCTGCTGCCCGATGACCACCTGGGCACCGTGCTGGGCGACCTGTCCGGCCGCCGCGGCCGGGTGCTGGGCACCGAGGCCGCGGGCGCGGGCCGGACCATGATCCGCGCGGAGGTGCCGTGCACGGAGCTGTTGCGCTACGCCATCGACCTGCGTTCGCTGACCTCGGGCACCGCGACCTTCACCCGTCGCTTCGCCCGCTACGACCCGTTGCCGGAGGCGATCGCGGCCAAGCTCTGA
- a CDS encoding glycosyltransferase family 4 protein produces the protein MRIGLVCPYSFDVPGGVQTHVLDLARELRHRGHQAQVLAPSRRTDLPAYVTPAGGALGIPYNGSVARLAFGPSAVRRVRHWLRRHDPDLLHLHEPAAPSLSLLALAVTDRPVVATFHTSSPITRTPLEPLLRPLLRKITTRIAVSEAARATPGMTEIPNGVNTALFAHATPLPLPAPAIGFLGRFDEPRKGLPVLLAAARALLPTHPGLNLVIAGAGNPAAVHRAAGPELSARLTLLGQVDEQTKARLLRGLDLYCAPNLGGESFGMVLTEAMAAGAPVVASDLAAFRRVLGGAGETFPAGDPVALAGKLAALLADPSRRAELTAAGLRRVSRYDWTEVAGRLEEVYRAALTAPRLVPAGPPVPRPR, from the coding sequence GTGAGGATCGGCCTGGTCTGCCCGTACTCCTTCGACGTGCCCGGCGGCGTGCAGACCCACGTCCTGGACCTGGCCCGCGAGCTCCGCCACCGCGGCCACCAGGCCCAGGTGCTCGCCCCGTCCCGCCGCACCGACCTGCCCGCCTACGTCACCCCCGCCGGTGGCGCGCTCGGCATCCCCTACAACGGCTCGGTGGCCCGCCTGGCCTTCGGCCCCAGCGCTGTGCGCCGCGTCCGGCACTGGCTGCGCCGCCACGACCCGGACCTGCTGCACCTGCACGAACCCGCCGCCCCCAGCCTGTCCCTGCTCGCACTGGCCGTCACCGACCGCCCGGTGGTGGCCACCTTCCACACCAGCTCCCCGATCACCCGCACCCCCCTCGAGCCGCTGCTGCGCCCACTCCTGCGCAAGATCACCACCCGGATCGCGGTGTCCGAGGCCGCCCGCGCCACCCCCGGCATGACCGAGATCCCCAACGGCGTCAACACCGCCCTGTTCGCCCACGCCACCCCGCTCCCGCTGCCCGCGCCCGCGATCGGGTTCCTCGGCCGCTTCGACGAACCCCGCAAAGGCCTCCCGGTCCTGCTCGCCGCCGCCCGCGCCCTGCTGCCCACCCACCCCGGCCTGAACCTGGTCATCGCCGGCGCGGGCAACCCGGCCGCAGTCCACCGCGCCGCCGGACCGGAGCTGTCCGCCCGCCTCACCCTGCTCGGCCAGGTCGACGAGCAGACCAAGGCCCGGCTGCTGCGCGGCCTGGACCTCTACTGCGCGCCCAACCTCGGCGGCGAGAGCTTCGGCATGGTCCTCACCGAAGCCATGGCCGCCGGCGCACCCGTCGTGGCCAGCGACCTGGCCGCCTTCCGCCGGGTGCTCGGCGGCGCGGGGGAGACCTTCCCGGCCGGCGATCCCGTTGCCCTGGCAGGAAAACTCGCCGCACTGCTGGCCGACCCGTCCCGTCGGGCGGAGCTGACCGCGGCCGGACTCCGCCGGGTCAGCCGCTACGACTGGACCGAGGTCGCCGGGCGGCTGGAAGAGGTCTACCGGGCCGCGCTCACCGCGCCACGCCTGGTCCCGGCTGGACCGCCCGTTCCCAGGCCTCGGTGA
- the pgsA gene encoding phosphatidylinositol phosphate synthase: MLNIFARASVSRVTDPVGSWLLRRGLTPNAITVLGTTGTVLSALWFLPRGELLLGTVVVTLFTLFDLIDGAMARAQGNGTRFGAVLDASCDRIADGALFAAIAWWAFVEAQDRALGAAALLCLVTAQVISYVKARAEATGLSADGGLVERAERLILALVGTGLTGLDVPYALDIALWLLAALSVLTVGQRLHAVYRSAKAAR; the protein is encoded by the coding sequence ATGCTGAACATCTTCGCCCGCGCGTCGGTCTCGCGCGTCACCGATCCGGTCGGGTCCTGGCTGCTGCGCCGCGGGCTGACCCCCAACGCGATCACCGTGCTGGGCACCACCGGCACGGTGCTGTCCGCACTGTGGTTCCTGCCCCGCGGCGAACTGCTGCTGGGCACCGTGGTGGTCACCCTGTTCACCCTGTTCGACCTCATCGACGGCGCGATGGCCCGCGCCCAGGGCAACGGCACCCGTTTCGGCGCGGTGCTGGACGCCAGCTGCGACCGGATCGCCGACGGCGCGCTGTTCGCCGCCATCGCCTGGTGGGCCTTCGTCGAGGCCCAGGACCGCGCGCTCGGTGCGGCGGCGCTGCTGTGCCTGGTCACCGCGCAGGTCATCTCCTACGTCAAGGCCCGCGCCGAAGCCACCGGCCTGTCCGCCGACGGTGGTCTGGTGGAGCGCGCCGAGCGGCTCATCCTGGCCCTGGTCGGCACCGGGCTGACCGGCCTGGATGTGCCCTATGCCCTGGACATCGCGCTGTGGCTGCTCGCCGCGCTGTCCGTGCTCACCGTCGGCCAGCGGCTGCACGCGGTGTACCGCAGCGCCAAGGCGGCCCGGTGA
- a CDS encoding HIT domain-containing protein — translation MGEPELDAQEGIGIPDPLQRLWTPHRMAYIRGEGKPADAESTGCPFCQVTALDDPNGLVIARGELVFAVLNLYPYNPGHLMVLPYRHIPDYTDLDPAETVEFAEFTQRAMRAIRHAAAPHGFNIGMNQGTVAGAGIAAHLHQHVVPRWGGDANFMPVVAHTKVLPQLLGETRELLAGAWHEVG, via the coding sequence ATGGGTGAGCCGGAGCTGGACGCGCAGGAGGGCATCGGGATTCCCGACCCGTTGCAGCGGTTGTGGACCCCGCACCGGATGGCCTACATCCGCGGCGAGGGCAAACCGGCCGACGCCGAGTCGACCGGCTGCCCCTTCTGCCAGGTCACCGCCCTCGACGACCCCAACGGCCTGGTCATCGCCCGCGGTGAGCTGGTGTTCGCGGTGCTCAACCTGTACCCGTACAACCCCGGCCACCTGATGGTGCTGCCCTACCGGCACATCCCGGACTACACCGACCTGGACCCGGCCGAGACGGTCGAGTTCGCCGAGTTCACCCAGCGCGCCATGCGGGCCATCCGGCACGCCGCCGCCCCGCACGGGTTCAACATCGGCATGAACCAGGGCACCGTGGCCGGGGCCGGCATCGCCGCGCACCTGCACCAGCACGTGGTGCCGCGCTGGGGCGGGGACGCCAACTTCATGCCGGTGGTCGCGCACACCAAGGTCCTGCCGCAGCTGCTCGGCGAGACCCGCGAACTGCTCGCCGGGGCCTGGCACGAGGTCGGCTGA